ACAAGAAATGGACAGCCTCGCATTCCTGCAGCGGGCGTCCTAGCCGGATTCTTTGCTGGACACTATTGGGAAAATCTGAGACAGTTTCCTATAATTAAGAACGCTAACTCGCTAGCTAAATAGTAATTTGGTGGTTTTAAAATAGCTATGGCTTCGTCTGATGTTGCTCGGCAGCTGGTacgtatattttattttacctggCTTTGCACATAGCTATTGGCAAACTAAACTTGAAAGAAAAGTAGCGAAAGTTTATTTGGAAGTTACATTTGGCTAGCGTAACGGTTGCATTCCGCTTACCTTTGAATATAACTTGGACCTCTTTCATCCGTTCGCCGACTATTTGATATATTTGCAAGTCCTATTGTCAATCCAGGTAACATTAGATGGATAAAGCTCCAAGGCAAACGTTATGCAAACTTAGAGGAAATGAATaatagatagctagctagcttcctCAACACATAGCTAAGTATGTAACTTAGCTACTGATATGTGCAGCACTACGTTACCTTATGTGGGGGTAGTTATCAGTATCTTGGGTTATCCTGAAGTCTTAAAGTGATTTGTTGGAtagtctaacgttagctaacatgcGGAGTTTTTTTGTGGCAGTTATGGTCTTCAATGGCAAACTACTGTGTAATCAGCTGGCTAATAAATTCGCCCTTTAACTGTTTAGTCAACTTATTTAACCCAAATAAacagtaattaaaaaataaattactgaCAATGAAAATACATCTGACGCCTCAGTCATTTTACGTTGTTGcagacataaaacacaaaaaaactgtaACGCTAGTAATAACGACGTTATATAATTGCATAAATGCTACATGTAGGGGCCTAAAATCACAAATTAGACTAGAGGAATTATTTGTCAGAAAATTGTttctgaaatgcacacacatgtattgTTTCATGCCGATATTAAAAAAGGTATTTGctgtttattgattgattgatgtagTGATTGAGTCATGCCAGGTGTGTCCAAAGGCTAATATTTTGAAGTTATGtgtattaaatattacatttatgtgTCTTTCTAGCAGGACAAAAATGCACGTCCTCTTTCCCTGTCTGGTCATGTTGGATTTGACAGCTTGCCGGATCAACTCGTCAACAAATCGACATGTCAAGGCTTCTGTTTTAACATCCTCTGTATTGGTGAGaacataaaaattaaaataatgattttcagaaaataaaacaaatgtgataTTCTTAGTTGTTGGATGTAGAAAATCCCCCACTGCAGTATATTTGACTGCTTTTTCAGACATTGAATTGCTTGATCAGGGAATGCTATGACAATTATACACAACATTTTCTCCAGTTCCGTTAACCTGTGCCAGTCCTGGTTCTGTAATGGGTGAAAGGGCAATGAGTAATGAAGCTTAGGCCTCCATCATTGTCCATTTATCCTTAGGATGATTACACACTGAATACTCATTGAATTCTAAGGATGGATCCACAAATCATTTTTGTTTCTTATGGTTCTAGGTGAAACGGGTATTGGCAAGTCCACCCTGATGGACACCTTGTTCAACACCAACTTTGAGAACTTTGAGTCCTCCCACTTCGAGCCTAAGGTGAAGCTGCACGCCCAGACCTACGACCTCCAGGAGAGCAACGTCCGGCTGAAACTCACCATCGTCAACACCGTGGGCTTTGGGGACCAGATGAACAAGCAGGAGAGGTAAGCACAAGTCCAGACATCCACCCACTCCTGGGTCAGTCCTTCTGCTTTTATTCAAGCCAGAGACCCgtttgtattattttgcagGCAGGATCCTTTCCTCTGTGTCCTTATGTAATATAGCTGCTTGACAGTCCTTGTTTTAGAGACGTCAGTAGCTGTGTGGTCCATTGACACATCCAAGTCATTTGAGTGCAGACTTAATTTTATATTTAGGTTAAAGTTGGAATAGGATATGTTTTTACGGTGCGTATGAATGGAAATGAACTTTGCAGTTGATAAAAGGTTAAGaaacagtaaaatgttaatATACATGTGTAATACATATCCGTTTTCAGAATATCTGTGaagaaactcacacacaaaataaggtaTTCTGCAGAAGCATATTCTGTTTCCCTTCAATGTCTTGACATGACTGCAATGAAGTGGAGCGTGACACAGGTGTAATGCAGAGTTACAGTGTGGAATGGTGACTGGGGAACgttgtgttaaataaataacaggaAATTTTCTCAGGGCAGGGTGTTGGCTATTTTCCCGCAAGCACACAGGTATcaaactccagtgctggagggccgtagtgtctgctggtttaactccagtcctggagggtcgtagtgtctgcaggtttaactccagtcctggagggctgtagtgtctgctggttttcgggttgttctcagCACCTGTGGCTCATTCAAGTCATTTATTGGCTAATTGACTTAATTGTCAGcggattgaaaggaaaccacaaaaacctgcagactccCTGGGaattgagtttgacacccctgctctagcaTCTAACCATCTGTCTCCTACCGCTGCGCAGCTACCAGCACGTTGTGGACTATATCGACACTCAGTTCGAGTCGtacctgcaggaggagctgaagaTCAAGCGCTCTTTGCACAACTACCACGATTCCCGTATCCACGCCTGCCTCTACTTCATCGCCCCCTCCGGACACTCGCTCAAGTCGCTGGACCTGGTCACCATGAAAAAGCTGGACAGCAAGGTTCGAGTCTCTCTGTGCCCGTATATGCACACCAGGGTTCTCACACTCCCTTGAAAGTCCTGAAGTTAAAGACAAGCTAAAATGAAAACTTTTTCCTCAgattagtcaattcttcataaccatacgggaacgtcttaaagtatatattctataaaattgtaatacttgtgtattttcataccaaagcttttttccattctcttcctggaaaacaattaGATTTAATATACATCATGGTGTATATACACTATGATGTTTATGTATGATGGACTTTACATCAGTGGGTGTGAATGTCGACCAAAtgtcaattttccgttcccctccgaTCAATATCCTTCCATGTGGCGCCTCCTCATTTCACATACTCCTCATTTCACATACTCCTCCTCATTTGACGTTACTAATAGACTCCCCACACATTGAATATTCCCCCTGGAAGAATTGTTTCACTCATACATATATACATCATATCCCGGAAGCTCCGTTtcagcttttaaaaacaaatcaagCACTTGAAAGTGCTAGAAAGCAAGTATTCACAGTGGTGCTTTAAATtggttgtttttgcatttttgaaaaGTTTTTGACGTTCATTTTGAAAAGCTTGACATCCCATGGTTCATGGACATGATTCCACCAAGAAAACTGTTCGGGATGCAGAATCCACATTCTGCTGAATTATGTATGGGGTTCAGATTCAGAGGTTTAAAGAGCTGTTCCTGGGACAGCGTTCATGTTCTCGGATGTACAAGTGATTTTCATAGTCCTTTAAATTATAGTACATGGAATATAGCATACTTTATGGTTTTTATGGGCGTGACTCTGAAATTACATAAATGTCCTTGAAATGGTGGCTTGGGTGAGTTTCATCACTTGGATTATCTCAGGATGACCACAATTTTAATATGTCACTGTATTCAGAGCAGATTATATGGCCTGAAAAACTaggttatgtttatttttaaacattcataGTTTCTAGGACAGACATGGTTTAAGCTCCAGATGTATAATGTGGTGGGACGCGCAACCGGTGTTGAGTGTTTTCGTTTTCAGAAATTTTACAAatccctgttccaggagatgtCGGACTGGGCCGTTGTTATCTGCTTTAACCTCAGAACAATTTAAAGAGCTATCATATCATATTGGTCTCTGCACAGCCTCTCAGGGATAAGGAATCTTACTTGATATATCCAATCAAATAACTAATGAGTTCAGCTTTTCAGAGCATAATGAAAGCCAAAAAGATGTGCCTAATGTGCCTAGGCGTGGGGAGCTTCAATCTCTGCCTGGTGTTATTAACAGTAAATAGGTTAGTCATTGGGGAAGTTGGGTAGCGTGTCTAGGCCTGTTCACACTTGTTGAATAAAGGAGCAAAAGTACAATTCAGCCAACAGCGGGTGCTCCCCCCCACAACGGGCTCAAACATTTCACAGAGCTCTGTTACATGCGCAAATCCCAGCTTGGCCTACCTAAAAAGGGGAGCATTGTGAGATTTTTCCGTACTATTGGCTTGGGTTACAAAATTTCTCCAGTGGCAGGAGGCCTCTGCCAGACAAAAGTTGGAAACTTGGGAAACGGCATTAAGAGGACAGAGCTTTCTCCACAGATCGCCTGGGTATTTGTAGCCTGTTCACTGTAGGTGAAGGAAATGCATTAGGTTAATCCTGATGGCTTCTCAGGTTCTCCCTTTCTGGCTTGTGTGTTGTATACTTGCTGAGTGGATTGCCTTTTCGGTTGGACAGATGTTGCTCCCAGGTCACAATGGACACAGACTGGTGCAGTCCTTCAGGTTTATTTGCCCAGGTTTATCGAGGCAGCAGTGAGTGGCACCTGACCCCATGACCCTGCGTGTCACCACTGAGGGAGCTGTGCAGTAAAGTCTGCTGCTGGTAGGAGTTTGAGCTCCAGTCCAGACTGCAACAGGCTACTGTGATAATGAAAGCCAGACGGTGGTGTAACCACGCTCACAATTCGGGTGAAGTCAGGAAACGTCCCTCTCTTGTTACACACCTGGAAACTCCTTCCTGCACACAGAACTGTCATAAAGCCATTGGTGTTGTCTTGAGGCTTAATTCCTGGAGGTTTTTGATGTTTTTCCATTTGAAGGTGTTTCTCATGAATGCCGGCTCTGTGATTGCACAGGTTTACAGGAAATAGTTTGTCACCTGATGGGTTTCCCCACATCTCTATGGTACGCTCCTTCCAGTAAGTCCAGCCTGACAGGACCGAACAGGCACTGCATTCCCACCATGTCAGCCATGCCAAACCTGCGCTGTGACGTCTGGGTGTCAGCTTTAGTTTTATGTTTCACTGTTCACTGGAGTGGCCAAATACCTGTTTTAAAACTGCTTTTGTTGCTGTACGGAGATCTCTGTCTTTTCTTATGGTATGTAGAAGTCAACATAGCCTGTGATTTGAAAGCAAGCACTAGGACTTTTAggagaaatggggggggggggggggttgctatTGATTTTGATTATGATTTTTTTGCAAACACACTAAATATATGAACATGTTTTGATCATGAATTCCCTAGAAAGCCCTCTTCTCATTGATGTTTTCTGAAAGTTTTCAGTCCAATTAATGTTCATAGTGTGTCAGTTTGCAAAATGTTGCTTTCACTTTGATGATTCATCAACTCTGAACAGCATTAAAATTCCGGTTTGATCTTGCAGTTGAGTTTGCTCACATTATAGAGCATGTTCGTTCACATAATATATCGCCCACTTCTACAGGGTATTCACTCATCATTTACAGTTTATTGACCTTTTTTTAATAAGGGTACAGACACCCATGAGGGAATCAAGCCTGCAAACTTCTGGTTACAAGCTGTGTTTCTGACTCTGAGAGCTGCAGTGCTACACCTTATAGATCGCAGAGAACTCGAGCGTATAGCAGTGACTAGGTTTCTAAGTGTTGTGGCATATTACATAACATGTACTCTTCATCTTGGGTCAAGGAGTTTTCACTTAAGAGTAAATAACACAGTGCATGATTGGAAAGCTTCGCACAGTGAAGTAATCACATAATCCTATTGCCTTAATCCTGTTATTGGAAATATGTCGTGTCTGTACTGGGAGCTGGTAGCATGCTAAGGGCTGGGGTCTCCTGGCTGAGCGTTTAGTCTTTTAGCCCTTAGGCTTACCTGTCTCCTGCACCTCCCACCCATcatacagttaaaaaaaaatgtatattatacatATAACTTTCATCACAATTGAAAAACTAATGTTTAAGGAAGAAGACCGCCCCTTTTCTTAGTCATTTGAAATTGTCTCAGTATTACACCAGGGAGGTTTTGTAGTATCACTGTGTGGAGCACAGATGGTTGCCAATTgccgcatacacatgcatgcacacgcgcacacacacacacacaacatatgtAATTAACTCATTAAATTGAGCTTGTTAATCTTTTATAATTCCATCTATAATAATTAGTGTTGAGAGATAATGGACATGCATACATTGCAACAGTAGAAACTGAAGGTAATCTTTAAAAGCAGTACACTGGTTTCCTGCGGTAACAGATGCATTTTCTTCCTCCATTGAAAGGGCTAGTTTTACTTCTGGGCTCTGTAGGGTGCGCTCTGAATAGAGCAGCACTTGGTCTTCCTCGGAGAGGCTGAAACCATAGGCTGTGTGACCCTAAAATAAAAACTGGAGCGTTTGATTTCCTGTGGTTTTACGGCCCTCTGGAGCCTGTTTTTACAGCCAGAGGCTTTGCTTCAGAGACTCTTTCTGAATGCAGATGGGGAAAACACTGAGAACCCaacgtctgtatgtgtgagctggagcagctttgcCGTTGTTATAGTTTGCATTTCCTTCCAGGAATTGAGTCACATTGTAGACATATTCATTGATAATGACGTAAATATTTCTAGACCTTAGAATTCTAGATAATTTCTTTAGCATGAGAAGTTCATCTGTCATAATATTATTTCAACTGGTACATATTTTTTgccaaatgtaaaattaaaatgtagctGACTGAGCACAAAAAGCATTCATTTATTGGCGCactgtattttttcacaccacaTCAGGTGCAAAAACTGCACACCTTCGCAAATAAGGTAATTACAGAATCAGTTTAGTTAAAGAGTAAAAACACGCACCTGAACAATGCTTCAGCATGCTACAGCATGCACAATCTTAAACAATACAGTATGTTGAGTGAAACTGGTATATCAACATATCGCTCCACCTCAACAGTCTGTCTGTTAGCTTATGTTCTGATATGGAAAACCCACCGTAGCATAGAAAATCAGTTTTTGCCTTTTTAGTTCAGACACCTTCACAATAAGGGTGCAACGCTAAACAAAAGTCACAGATCAtggttttggtttggtttggttctgCCAATTTTTGTTAAAGCACAGAGAAAAGtaattttcatttatatttatcaaCTGATTCTCAAAATGTATTCAGATCATTATTAAGAAGGTTTTCACATGCTTTCTTTGAAAAGGAAAGGTTCCACTTTTGTGGGTAATATTATCTTGTAAGGCCATCAATATACCATTTGCTGCAATGTGGAACTGTTATCCCCGGACCCCTGCTTGTAACACCAGGGTGATGTTGACATAAATGAAAACAGATTCAATGAAAACACTTTACTTCACAGTTTGTGATTTTGAAATATCTCtgaagaaaaatgttgaaaacaaggacacattttgattgaatccatGCGTTTGTCTGTTTTTGGCTGCACAGGGTCAAATTAAAGCCCTACGTCTCACCTGTTATTAGTGGGTACATTATTGTAAACACTCAATGGGTGGACTTTGGCACTGTGGTTCAGATGGCACTGTTGTCagggaaacagaaaaacaggcagaaaatAGCTGAAGACAAGGCGTGTCCATAGTAATTTCAGGAGGTATTTTTTTAGTGTTTGGTGCAACACTTTGACTGTTTAACTGTTACAATATTGCACGGTGTCGAAGGTGATATTTtgaactttctttcttttttcccaaaAAGGTCAACATTATTCCAGTGATTGCCAAGGCAGACACCATCTCAAAGAGCGAGCTGCACAAGTTTAAGATCAAGATCATGAGCGAGCTGGTGAGCAACGGCGTTCAGATCTACCAGTTCCCCTTGGACGACGAGACCGTCGCCACTATCAACACCGCCATGA
This region of Conger conger chromosome 17, fConCon1.1, whole genome shotgun sequence genomic DNA includes:
- the septin10 gene encoding septin 10 isoform X1, with product MASSDVARQLQDKNARPLSLSGHVGFDSLPDQLVNKSTCQGFCFNILCIGETGIGKSTLMDTLFNTNFENFESSHFEPKVKLHAQTYDLQESNVRLKLTIVNTVGFGDQMNKQESYQHVVDYIDTQFESYLQEELKIKRSLHNYHDSRIHACLYFIAPSGHSLKSLDLVTMKKLDSKVNIIPVIAKADTISKSELHKFKIKIMSELVSNGVQIYQFPLDDETVATINTAMNGHLPFAVVGSTEEVKIGNKMVKARQYPWGVVQVENENHCDFVKLREMLICVNMEDLREQTHTRHYELYRRCKLEEMGFKDTDPESKPVSLQQTYEAKRQEFLGELQRREEEMRQMFVQRVKEKEMELKDAERELQGKFEQLKRLHHDEKSKLDEKRKALEDQINTFSKKKAATELLQAQSFNTNANLKKDKDRKNSGFM
- the septin10 gene encoding septin 10 isoform X2 — its product is MASSDVARQLDKNARPLSLSGHVGFDSLPDQLVNKSTCQGFCFNILCIGETGIGKSTLMDTLFNTNFENFESSHFEPKVKLHAQTYDLQESNVRLKLTIVNTVGFGDQMNKQESYQHVVDYIDTQFESYLQEELKIKRSLHNYHDSRIHACLYFIAPSGHSLKSLDLVTMKKLDSKVNIIPVIAKADTISKSELHKFKIKIMSELVSNGVQIYQFPLDDETVATINTAMNGHLPFAVVGSTEEVKIGNKMVKARQYPWGVVQVENENHCDFVKLREMLICVNMEDLREQTHTRHYELYRRCKLEEMGFKDTDPESKPVSLQQTYEAKRQEFLGELQRREEEMRQMFVQRVKEKEMELKDAERELQGKFEQLKRLHHDEKSKLDEKRKALEDQINTFSKKKAATELLQAQSFNTNANLKKDKDRKNSGFM